The Quercus lobata isolate SW786 chromosome 4, ValleyOak3.0 Primary Assembly, whole genome shotgun sequence genome segment CAATAACTTGTGGTCAGCTTAGTCAGATTTTCGTTTTGAATTGAGATTTCATGTTTCACATTTTGAGACGTTGGCcttattttctcagcaaccaaagaGGGGACTGATCGCGAAAGGACACACAATATGGGGTTTCTTAGTCAAATCTTCGAACTAGTCTCTGGGTTCTTGAAATCTTCGAATGAGTCTTCGGGGAAAAGTAATTCCGAGAAAGACAAGCCACAACATGTAAACCAACCCACATTTTCTTCTACACCACTTCAGTCTCCACCTAAACCACCCAGTTCTAAAAGTTCAAATCCATTGCCACATACATTTTCTTCTAGACCATCCACATCTTCCACAAACCTATCACCATCTCCACCATCCCTTAAACCTCCAGTTGCTTCTTCTAGATCATATGCATCTGTCCTTAAGACCACCGAACCCCCAtcagcttcttcttctccaaCTTCCAAAAAACTACCTCAATCTTCACCTTCAGTGGTCCCAAATTCATCTACCTTGGGGCTTCGTCAGACTTCCACTAAGCAGCCTCCAGCTTTTAAGCCAATTCTGCATACAGCTCCCAATAATGTAACAAATGAAGAAGGGAAGATGAGTTATATGTATGAAAAGGGTACACCCTTATATGCTATTCCTGAGGATATCGAAGGTCAGATCAAGAGAGACATTGTGCCTCAAGTTCTGAAACAGCCTTTATCTCCTTCAACTTATAAGGCTTTTTTTGCTGCTCTGTTATATGCCGAGGATTACTACTTGGAGGTAAGTTATCGACTTTgtcaagaaaatttaatttgataaattataCTGATGTGTGTAAGTTAACTACTATgtcaagaaaatttaatttggtaTATTATACCAATTTGTGTACTATCTTCtttgaaatcttgtttttggtGAACAAAGaaaccattctttttttttttttatatcacaAAGAAACCATTCTTAAATTTATCTTTCTTCAGTCTCCCATTTGGACACCTCTTTTAAATCACAAGGAGATCTTTTGAGGGAGCAATTGACATTTATCATTTGCAGATATCTATCTtacattataaattataatgttttGCTTCTCTGATGGTCTTAAGTGGTCAGCatagtttcataaaaaaattaaaaaaaaaaaaaaaagtgttcagTATATTAAAACGTTGTGAATGATGGAATACTCTATATGCTTTTGCTCTCTGGCTTGTAGTAACTTTATGCTTTTATTGGAACTAGAAATGGACTGATTTCCTATTGGAGAAAGTGACTTTGAAGTTGGAGAAAGCAACagtttataaggaaaaaaacgAGCATAAATATTCTGATGGAAGTGATGAGAAGGATGATAAAATCTTTGTAGCATTTGAGATTGATTCTGTTCCTCAGAGGCGGCCATTCCTTTTATCAAGGGACATGGTCTATGCTCAACCTTCGGATAAAGAGGTTGAGACCTTTCAGGTAAGCTTATTCTTCAATTAACTCATACTTGATTAAATCACAGAATTTTGCTAGAgataattttgagttttatgtaTAGACTTCTTGTTTTACTTTGAGTTTAAACTGGTCAGGAATTATATTATTTCTGTGCAGCATTTTGTGAATCTTTTAAAACTAAACTGTAGCTAATCAACCCAGTAACACATTCAGCTAATTTGACCATTTGATGAGGTTAGTCTTGCATAACCGGCCTCGACTAAGGTTATGCTGAGGCTTTTTATACCATTTGTTAAATTTCATTtctcaaatatttcatattatcAGAATTATGTAGAATTGTATTTCCACTGCACTACTGTAGTTGAATTTACATATCTAGTCAAAGTGCATATGAGCATCATTTGTTCATCTTATGATCTTACCTACAACACTAACAGTATAAATATTAAGCAGGGTTTTATCTATCGCGTGGTGAAAAGCAATTGCATTTTAGTTGAATTTGGAGACGATTTTCATTCGCAGCATCATCGAAATCGCAAATATGACATCAGCTTCTCATTCAACAGAGTTTGTCTGAAAAGGGCTCATCAAGCTGTTGATACTGCAATAGAAACTTCATCCCAGAACTTCATCTTTCCTGAATGTGTCTCTTGGAAGAACAATGTTAACCCACCTGTGTTTGATGCCTATCATGAACTTAATATAGATGAGTTCCGTGCAGTTCGTCGGATTCTAAGCTATCCGGGCTCTCCACCTTATCTTCTTGTGGGCCCGCTCATTGGCACTGAAGTGGAAAGGTATGTACCTGAACTAAAAGCATCAGCAAGAACAGGGGTGGTTGTTTGTGAAGCTgtaattgaaatatataaaacctCTGAAGAGAATCGGGTTCTTATATGTGCACCTATAAACCACACATGCGATGCGCTAATGACAAGGTTGATGGAGGTGATTCCAGAGTCAGATATGTTTAGAGCCAATGCTGCATTTAGAGAGATGGATGGAGTACCCAGTGACATTCTGCGCTCATGTCCTGTAAAAGATGAATGTTTTGAATGTCCCCCACTCACAGAACTTCAGGAATTCAAGATAATTTTGTCAACTTATGTGAGTAGCTTTCGACTATACAACGAAGGCATAGCTGCTGGACATTTTAGTCATATTTTTCTAGTGGATGCCTCATCAACCACAGAGCCGGAGGCAGCAATAGCTTTGGCTAATTTTGCTAATGAGAATACATCTGTTATTGTTACCGGTGCACCCAGAAACCATTCAGGTTGGGTCCGCTCTAACATGGCTAGGAATTATGGATTGAGGAAGTCATATTTTGAAAGACTTTGTGAACGGGAGCCATATAAAAACCTTAATCCAATGTTCATCACAGAGCTGGATGACTGGGAGCAACAGCCAGATGGCAACCATAGCTCCATGTCATTTTATTGAATTTCATGTTTCAACTGTTCTTTTATGAACAGCAAATGTTGCCACCTTAGTATCTACATAaggttttgttggttttttttttcttctctacttTGCCACCTAtgtaaaattttacttttatttccttctttctaTCTATTGTAATAGTTCTTTGCAGTTTATGATTAGTCTTACCTCTCAATTCCGGAGCAGAGAGACTAATACTTACCTATCTGTACTTCATTCAAGTTCTCATAGCACTGTCGTGCCTAACAATGTCATGTCTGTTATCTCCAATCAGAGAAGATACTATCTTAATATTCAAAGGATATGCAAGCCAAAAGCCTATGGGGATTTTAGGCTTAGGGAGAACTGTTAAAATGAATACAACTTTATTAGCAAATCTGGGTGACAGTTAACTGCTGAAAATGATGAGGTCTGTTTCAGGTTGCTGAAGGAAAcgcatttaaaatatatataaatatatatatatatatatttcctcaCTCTTCAAGCCAGCCCTAACTCTTTAATCTTTATACACTTGGAAGGGGTTTTGCAAGACCAAACGTCTACTTGAAAGCAGTGCATGCTATTTGTAAGGCAAAGGGAGCTCAGTCAGAATTTGGCAAAACCCCTAAATCCCATACTTGAATACATTCATCATTCATGCCTCAGCCTTGTTCGAATGTATCGTTTCCATCAGACATAACAATGTAGTTGATCTCATGGCAACACACTGTCACCTGAATCAAAAGCAACCATCTCAATCCCACCTTTGGAGCTGACAAATTAGAATGGATCCCATCCCCAAGTGGTAAGCTCACAACTATATCTGCTTGTTTAGTTGATCACGCACAAATTTCCCTCTATTATTTataaagcaaaattgaaaatcctatggaaaaaaaaaaaaaaagaatgaaaaattcaaatacattATGTACGTAATTAACATGGTAGATCCTTTCTATGAAAGAGACTAGGTCACAGAATTAGCACCAACGATGCTAGTAGAAAATCCTAGAGCCCTTTCTCACTCTCGGGAGTGTCTATGCCAAATATTCATCGGAGAATGACGAATTTTCAACCAAGCACCAAAAGACCATAAACCAAGGGCTGGTTAGCCTACATTGATATCAACCCAGACATCCCTTTCCCTCCTTGAGCTACCATAGCTGGATTCTGGCGAACCTCACTGAAATCTTAAaaggttctttttctttttcatttttcttttcttttttcatattttggttCTTTCAATTAAACACTCCCAATTAGTAatcaacccttttttttttcatattttatgtcAATTTTACTTAAATCCTATTATTTTGCTTCGAATTTGAGAAGTGTTTAAGTTAGGGTTAGGTTTAAGCCATGATTTAGGGGTTTCTATgttacaactaaatttaatttcaattaattgattaattaatcataaAATTAACAATCCAAATTGGAGATTGAAACCACcaattgatattaaaaaaaatttaaaaaaaaaggcattagATTAACAAATTATTATAGATTTTACATATtatgattagggttttatgCTTAAATTGGGGGTGTTGTATTTTGGCAAACGATCCATTAAATTAATTGTTCAAGAATGTAATCAAGGgtactaattaaaaaattgtactcTCAATTTGGTCATAACTTTTTACCGGAATAATGGatttaataaacaataaatttttaagtattagcttattataaaaaaaatagggttTTTCAATTCGGTAAGGGTTTATCCAAATTGGATAATGAAATGTGTAATTGGGACAGCCAACTAGGGTTGGTAACACCAAttaggctaaaaaaaaataaataaaaaaatcataggtTTGGgattaataaaagaattaaaatcgCTAAGATTTGAATTTCGGTCAATGTGAGGCTTTCTgtgtttttaatgttttcatgtcAAATTGAGGGTTCACTTATCAAATTAACATATCTAATTATAGGTTTGATGATATAATCGCGTGAGGTAAATGGGACTTCATTACTTCCCTCACGTTTCCCTTAT includes the following:
- the LOC115986994 gene encoding probable RNA helicase SDE3 — protein: MGFLSQIFELVSGFLKSSNESSGKSNSEKDKPQHVNQPTFSSTPLQSPPKPPSSKSSNPLPHTFSSRPSTSSTNLSPSPPSLKPPVASSRSYASVLKTTEPPSASSSPTSKKLPQSSPSVVPNSSTLGLRQTSTKQPPAFKPILHTAPNNVTNEEGKMSYMYEKGTPLYAIPEDIEGQIKRDIVPQVLKQPLSPSTYKAFFAALLYAEDYYLEKWTDFLLEKVTLKLEKATVYKEKNEHKYSDGSDEKDDKIFVAFEIDSVPQRRPFLLSRDMVYAQPSDKEVETFQGFIYRVVKSNCILVEFGDDFHSQHHRNRKYDISFSFNRVCLKRAHQAVDTAIETSSQNFIFPECVSWKNNVNPPVFDAYHELNIDEFRAVRRILSYPGSPPYLLVGPLIGTEVERYVPELKASARTGVVVCEAVIEIYKTSEENRVLICAPINHTCDALMTRLMEVIPESDMFRANAAFREMDGVPSDILRSCPVKDECFECPPLTELQEFKIILSTYVSSFRLYNEGIAAGHFSHIFLVDASSTTEPEAAIALANFANENTSVIVTGAPRNHSGWVRSNMARNYGLRKSYFERLCEREPYKNLNPMFITELDDWEQQPDGNHSSMSFY